The Eubacterium sp. MSJ-33 genomic sequence CTGCTTTGGATCTTCTATCATCACTGCATATTTTGTCATATGCTCTACAGATTTCACAATATCATACTCCTGGTCACCCATTGCACGAAGCGGAGTTTCTGTATACTGCAATGCATATCTTGCGGTTGTATCATAACGCACCTGTCCGCTGATGATGAACATCGGAATAGAATCCAGCCATCCTCCTACAACACCTGTCAAAGCGTTCGTACCTCCGGGTCCTGTTGTCACACATACCGCTGCTATACGATTATCCAGACGCGCATATGCCTCTGCCGCAATCGCACAAGCCTGCTCATGATGGTTGTAAGTAACCTTTAACCCTTCTTTGTGCCCAAGGGCATCATTTAAGTGCATGGCTCCACCACCTACAACGCTGAAACAATCCGTTACACCATGTGCCACCAAAAAATCTGCAACATAATCTGCTAATCTCTGCTTCATGATGACTCCTCCTACATGCCAACCGACTCACGAATAATCTGAGCCATATAATCAATCATCTCATCTGTCATACCCGGATATACACCAACCCAGAACGTATCATTCATAATACGGTCTGTGTTCTTCAAGTCGCCTACGATTCGATACCCTTGTCCGGACGCACGCATCTGGTCAAAACAAGGATGCTTTGTCAGGTTTCCTGCAAATAACATTCTTGTCTGAATGCCATGTCCCTCAATATAGGATACAACATCTTTTCTATCAATTCCTTCTTTACAAGTAATCAAAAATCCAAACCAGCTCGGTTTTGAATTCTCACATGGCTCAGGTAGAATCAGCTTATCTTCACATCCTGCAAGCGCATTCTTTAATCGGTCAAAATTATGTCTTCTCTTCTCTACAAAACCGGGGAATTTTACAATCTGCGCACATCCAATAGATGCCTGCATATCTGTTGCTTTCAGATTATATCCAAAATGTGAATATACATATTTATGATCATACCCAAGTGGAAGTTCACCATACTGACGATCAAAACGATGTCCGCACAGATTATCCTGTCCGGATGCACAGATACAATCTCTTCCCCAGTCACGGAAAGAACGAATACACTTATGAAGCAATGGATTATTCGTATATACAGCTCCACCTTCACCCATCGTCATATGATGCGGCGGATAAAATGAAGACGTTCCAATGTCGCCGATTGTACCTGAGAATTTATCTTCTCCATCTAAAGTATATATAGTTCCAAGTGCATCGCAGTTATCCTCAATCAACCACAAATTATGTTTATCACAAAATTCCTTCACTGCCTTTAAATCAAACGGGTTTCCAAGTGTATGCGCCGCCATAACAACTTTTGTCTTCGGTGATAAAGCTGCCTCTAGCTGTGCTACATCCATATTATACTGTGGAATTGTGACATCAATAAATACAGGTACAACACCATACTGAATCGCAGGTGTTACGGTTGTAGGGAAACCTGCTGCAACTGTAATCATCTCATCCCCGGGTCTTACCTGTCTTTCTCCTAAAAGCGGGGATGTAAGCGCCATAAACGCATTCAGATTGGCAGATGATCCAGAATTCA encodes the following:
- the rfbH gene encoding lipopolysaccharide biosynthesis protein RfbH, with protein sequence MFENKTEEQAKKEILSMVAEYCDTFHNQKKPFKPGDRITYASRVYDHKEMCNLVDSALEFWLTSGRYTAEFEKKFADYLGVKYCSLVNSGSSANLNAFMALTSPLLGERQVRPGDEMITVAAGFPTTVTPAIQYGVVPVFIDVTIPQYNMDVAQLEAALSPKTKVVMAAHTLGNPFDLKAVKEFCDKHNLWLIEDNCDALGTIYTLDGEDKFSGTIGDIGTSSFYPPHHMTMGEGGAVYTNNPLLHKCIRSFRDWGRDCICASGQDNLCGHRFDRQYGELPLGYDHKYVYSHFGYNLKATDMQASIGCAQIVKFPGFVEKRRHNFDRLKNALAGCEDKLILPEPCENSKPSWFGFLITCKEGIDRKDVVSYIEGHGIQTRMLFAGNLTKHPCFDQMRASGQGYRIVGDLKNTDRIMNDTFWVGVYPGMTDEMIDYMAQIIRESVGM